A window of Thermovirga sp. contains these coding sequences:
- a CDS encoding HD domain-containing protein — protein sequence MRRSFFLVRCAAATALWLLLFPGPAWAIHHVKVGFYQNAPLVFRDDDGVMRGIFADVLDAVALENDWTMEWVEGTFAEGLERLERREIDVMTAVAWTEERKQLFDFNRLAVISNWGVFYSRRGMNPASILGLDGMKLAVVKRDTYGEAFKALAESFGMTCSYLEVDDYLDVFKAIEEWRAEAGLVSRLFGLTNESDYRVERTNIFLEPRELRFAAPKGASVTVLQILDFHLIKWRLIPGSPLNRSIQNWLSERSLLSVIPRWFPWFMGVSLALVMGVLFTNLMLRRKVMIGTRALLKSKADLSREKALFEKLFEESPDALVLEGTEDNKILHVNRGFTRLFGFTRDEAEGSTLNELVVPENLRGEGFELDRTTDRGNPIQLETVRRKKDGALVDVSLVSVPITLEKGVVGAYVIYRDISVAKEARRILVASRESIRKSLESMERAWEQTIDVLAMAAETRDPYTAGHQRNVSVLSEAIAVEMGLDEETVNSIRMAGLVHDVGKINIPAEILSKPGALGEVEFALIRTHPEVGYEIMKNIELPWRLADMILQHHERMDGSGYPAGLKGEEILLESRILAVADVVEAMSSHRPYRASLGGEAALEEIETNRGRLYDPQVVDACLRLFRKKNFRFSGP from the coding sequence GTCTTCCGTGACGACGACGGTGTTATGAGGGGGATATTCGCCGATGTCCTCGACGCCGTCGCCCTTGAAAACGATTGGACGATGGAATGGGTGGAGGGCACCTTTGCGGAGGGACTAGAAAGGCTCGAGCGCCGGGAGATAGATGTCATGACGGCCGTGGCCTGGACCGAGGAGAGGAAGCAACTCTTTGACTTCAACCGCCTGGCCGTCATCTCCAACTGGGGGGTCTTTTACTCCCGCCGCGGCATGAACCCTGCATCTATCCTGGGCCTGGACGGAATGAAGCTGGCCGTGGTCAAGAGGGACACCTACGGTGAGGCCTTCAAGGCCCTCGCCGAGAGTTTCGGGATGACCTGTTCCTACCTTGAAGTGGATGATTACCTCGATGTGTTCAAGGCCATCGAGGAGTGGAGGGCCGAGGCTGGGCTCGTGAGCCGGCTCTTCGGCCTGACCAACGAGAGCGATTACCGCGTGGAAAGGACCAATATCTTCCTGGAGCCCAGGGAGCTGCGCTTCGCCGCCCCCAAGGGGGCCAGCGTGACGGTCCTTCAGATCCTCGATTTCCACCTCATCAAATGGAGGCTTATCCCGGGCTCCCCCCTCAACAGGTCCATTCAGAATTGGCTTTCCGAAAGAAGCTTGCTGAGCGTCATTCCTCGGTGGTTTCCCTGGTTCATGGGGGTTTCCCTGGCGCTCGTGATGGGGGTCCTCTTCACGAACCTGATGCTGCGGCGAAAGGTCATGATAGGTACCAGGGCACTGTTGAAGAGCAAAGCCGACCTATCAAGGGAAAAGGCTCTCTTCGAGAAACTCTTCGAGGAATCCCCCGACGCCTTGGTGCTCGAGGGAACAGAGGACAACAAGATCCTGCACGTAAACAGGGGTTTCACTCGTCTCTTTGGCTTCACCCGCGACGAGGCGGAGGGTAGCACCCTGAACGAGCTGGTGGTTCCCGAGAATCTCCGCGGGGAAGGATTTGAACTTGACAGGACGACCGACAGGGGTAACCCGATCCAGCTGGAGACGGTGAGGCGGAAAAAGGACGGCGCCCTGGTCGACGTTTCCCTCGTATCGGTGCCCATTACGCTGGAGAAGGGGGTCGTGGGCGCCTACGTCATCTACAGGGACATATCGGTCGCGAAGGAGGCCAGGAGAATCCTTGTCGCAAGCCGCGAGAGCATCCGGAAAAGCCTGGAGAGTATGGAGCGCGCCTGGGAGCAGACCATCGATGTCCTCGCCATGGCCGCCGAAACCCGGGACCCCTATACTGCCGGTCACCAGAGGAACGTCTCGGTCCTTTCGGAAGCCATTGCCGTCGAAATGGGGCTGGACGAGGAAACCGTCAATTCCATCAGGATGGCGGGCCTGGTCCACGACGTGGGCAAGATAAACATACCGGCGGAGATCCTGAGCAAGCCGGGAGCCCTGGGCGAGGTGGAGTTCGCCCTGATCAGGACCCACCCCGAAGTGGGTTACGAGATTATGAAGAATATAGAACTCCCCTGGCGGTTGGCCGACATGATCCTGCAGCACCACGAGAGGATGGACGGTTCCGGTTATCCCGCCGGCCTCAAGGGGGAGGAGATCCTGCTCGAGTCCAGGATCCTCGCCGTGGCCGACGTGGTGGAGGCCATGTCCTCCCATCGCCCCTACAGGGCCTCGCTGGGGGGGGAAGCCGCGCTGGAGGAGATCGAGACCAACCGGGGGCGCCTTTATGACCCCCAGGTGGTCGATGCCTGCCTGAGACTCTTCAGGAAGAAGAATTTTCGCTTTTCCGGACCCTGA